One Sparus aurata chromosome 5, fSpaAur1.1, whole genome shotgun sequence genomic window carries:
- the LOC115582242 gene encoding phospholipase A2-like isoform X1, producing MFLITAPTPSPSRPSSPSRPSSPSLSAAMNMSGPLLLLLLTAACVVSGVNLYASVASFGNMIECVQPDVSALQYNGYGCYCGFGGRGTPVDELDQCCKDHDECYAAQKRNSQCRGTFNQPYVISYDYNCGRGWASCSASNNYCKAAACECDREAALCFARTDYNLQNKGVNKRFC from the exons ATGTTCCTGATCA CCGCACCAACaccctcaccatccagaccatcctcaccatccagaccatcttcaccatctcTGTCTGCAGCCATGAACATGTCAGGtcctctgctgttgctgcttctCACTG CAGCCTGTGTGGTCAGCGGTGTGAACCTGTACGCTTCTGTAGCCAGCTTTGGGAACATGATCGAATGTGTTCAGCCTGATGTTAGCGCTTTACAGTACAACGGCTACGGCTGCTACTGCGGCTTTGGTGGGCGGGGAACTCCTGTGGATGAACTGGACCA GTGCTGCAAAGATCATGATGAATGCTACGCAGCACAAAAGAGGAATTCTCAATGCAGGGGTACCTTTAACCAGCCATATGTTATTTCTTATGATTACAACTGTGGACGTGGCTGGGCGAGCTGCTCAG CGTCCAACAACTACTGCAAGGCTGCTGCATGCGAGTGCGATCGggaagcagctctctgcttcgcTCGGACCGACTACAACCTTCAAAACAAGGGCGTGAATAAGAGATTCTGTTGA
- the LOC115582242 gene encoding phospholipase A2-like isoform X2, whose product MFLITAPTPSPSRPSSPSRPSSPSLSAAMNMSGPLLLLLLTACVVSGVNLYASVASFGNMIECVQPDVSALQYNGYGCYCGFGGRGTPVDELDQCCKDHDECYAAQKRNSQCRGTFNQPYVISYDYNCGRGWASCSASNNYCKAAACECDREAALCFARTDYNLQNKGVNKRFC is encoded by the exons ATGTTCCTGATCA CCGCACCAACaccctcaccatccagaccatcctcaccatccagaccatcttcaccatctcTGTCTGCAGCCATGAACATGTCAGGtcctctgctgttgctgcttctCACTG CCTGTGTGGTCAGCGGTGTGAACCTGTACGCTTCTGTAGCCAGCTTTGGGAACATGATCGAATGTGTTCAGCCTGATGTTAGCGCTTTACAGTACAACGGCTACGGCTGCTACTGCGGCTTTGGTGGGCGGGGAACTCCTGTGGATGAACTGGACCA GTGCTGCAAAGATCATGATGAATGCTACGCAGCACAAAAGAGGAATTCTCAATGCAGGGGTACCTTTAACCAGCCATATGTTATTTCTTATGATTACAACTGTGGACGTGGCTGGGCGAGCTGCTCAG CGTCCAACAACTACTGCAAGGCTGCTGCATGCGAGTGCGATCGggaagcagctctctgcttcgcTCGGACCGACTACAACCTTCAAAACAAGGGCGTGAATAAGAGATTCTGTTGA
- the LOC115582241 gene encoding 5'-AMP-activated protein kinase subunit beta-1-like isoform X2 yields the protein MGNSNSDRSGGGQGDRTYRDGQQGGKEARPNILMDSSEDADLFQRDDPKAPQEIQEFLAWQQDLESEGKSPTQARPTVFRWSGVAKDVFVSGSFNNWATKIPLNRSQKNFVAIVDLPEGEHQYKFCVDGQWTLDPTGAVMTSKTGTVNNVIQVKTTDFEVFDALRIDSEDSADLSDLSSSPPGPYQQDPYVIRPEDKIKNPPFLPPHLLQVLLNKDTGISCDPTLLPEPNHVMLNHLYALSIKDGVMVLSATHRYKKKYVTTLLYKPI from the exons ATGGGGAACAGCAACAGCGATCGGTCCGGCGGGGGTCAGGGGGACCGGACCTACAGAGACGGACagcagggagggaaggaggcTCGACCCAACATCCTGATGGACAGCTCCGAGGACGCGGACCTGTTCCAGAGAGATGACCCAAAG GCTCCACAGGAAATACAGGAGTTTCTGGCCTGGCAGCAGGACCTGGAGAGTGAAGGCAAGAGTCCGACGCAGGCCAGACCGACCGTGTTCAGGTGGTCTGGAGTCGCCAAAGACGTCTTTGTGTCCGGCTCCTTTAACAACTGGGCCACCAAGATCCCCCTGAACAGGAG TCAGAAGAACTTCGTGGCGATTGTGGACCTGCCGGAGGGAGAGCACCAGTACAAGTTCTGTGTGGACGGACAGTGGACGTTGGATCCTACCGGG GCGGTCATGACGTCTAAAACAGGGACGGTGAATAACGTCATCCAGGTGAAAACAACTGATTTTGAGGTGTTTGATGCCCTCAGGATCGACTCAGAGGATTCTGCAGACCTCTCAG ACTTGTCCAGTTCCCCTCCTGGTCCGTACCAACAGGATCCATATGTCATCCGACCAGAAGACAAGATCAAAAATCCTCCTTTCTTACCTCCACACCTGCTGCAAGTGCTGCTCAACAAGGACACAGGAATCTCT TGTGACCCGACGCTGCTTCCAGAACCAAACCATGTGATGCTCAATCACCTGTACGCCCTCTCCATCAAG gatggGGTGATGGTTCTCAGTGCAACACACCGATACAAAAAGAAGTAT GTGACCACTCTTCTCTACAAGCCAATATAA
- the LOC115582241 gene encoding 5'-AMP-activated protein kinase subunit beta-1-like isoform X1, translating into MGNSNSDRSGGGQGDRTYRDGQQGGKEARPNILMDSSEDADLFQRDDPKAPQEIQEFLAWQQDLESEGKSPTQARPTVFRWSGVAKDVFVSGSFNNWATKIPLNRSQKNFVAIVDLPEGEHQYKFCVDGQWTLDPTGAVMTSKTGTVNNVIQVKTTDFEVFDALRIDSEDSADLSDLSSSPPGPYQQDPYVIRPEDKIKNPPFLPPHLLQVLLNKDTGISCDPTLLPEPNHVMLNHLYALSIKDGVMVLSATHRYKKKYVTTLLYKPI; encoded by the exons ATGGGGAACAGCAACAGCGATCGGTCCGGCGGGGGTCAGGGGGACCGGACCTACAGAGACGGACagcagggagggaaggaggcTCGACCCAACATCCTGATGGACAGCTCCGAGGACGCGGACCTGTTCCAGAGAGATGACCCAAAG GCTCCACAGGAAATACAGGAGTTTCTGGCCTGGCAGCAGGACCTGGAGAGTGAAGGCAAGAGTCCGACGCAGGCCAGACCGACCGTGTTCAGGTGGTCTGGAGTCGCCAAAGACGTCTTTGTGTCCGGCTCCTTTAACAACTGGGCCACCAAGATCCCCCTGAACAGGAG TCAGAAGAACTTCGTGGCGATTGTGGACCTGCCGGAGGGAGAGCACCAGTACAAGTTCTGTGTGGACGGACAGTGGACGTTGGATCCTACCGGG GCGGTCATGACGTCTAAAACAGGGACGGTGAATAACGTCATCCAGGTGAAAACAACTGATTTTGAGGTGTTTGATGCCCTCAGGATCGACTCAGAGGATTCTGCAGACCTCTCAG ACTTGTCCAGTTCCCCTCCTGGTCCGTACCAACAGGATCCATATGTCATCCGACCAGAAGACAAGATCAAAAATCCTCCTTTCTTACCTCCACACCTGCTGCAAGTGCTGCTCAACAAGGACACAGGAATCTCT TGTGACCCGACGCTGCTTCCAGAACCAAACCATGTGATGCTCAATCACCTGTACGCCCTCTCCATCAAG gatggGGTGATGGTTCTCAGTGCAACACACCGATACAAAAAGAAGTATGTGACCACTCTTCTCTACAAGCCAATATAA